One stretch of Clavibacter californiensis DNA includes these proteins:
- the aroB gene encoding 3-dehydroquinate synthase, producing the protein MTEPTPTDTDTDTDATDATAQSAAVEPDAPTVIRVSGTPGYDVTVGRGLVQGVGALLGPRVRKVLIVHAPALAEEASRLRERLQGDVEVYLAEVPDAEGAKRVEVAAFCWKIMGTTDFTRSDAVITLGGGATTDLGGFVAATWLRGVMLIQIPTTVLAMVDAAVGGKTGINTSEGKNLVGAFYAPTAVIVDLDLLATLPRNELVTGFAEIVKAGFIAVPEILDIIERDVARVTDPTSPEFRRVVELSIAMKAEVVGEDFTEKGRREILNYGHTLGHAIEHAERYRWRHGAAVAVGMVFAAELSRLTRSLSDEAVDRHRRILDSLDLPTSYPVGRWPTLVASMKRDKKARGDMMRFIVLDGVGRASVLNGPEEALLFAAYQEIGS; encoded by the coding sequence ATGACCGAACCGACCCCCACCGACACCGACACCGACACCGACGCCACCGACGCCACCGCGCAGAGCGCCGCCGTCGAGCCCGACGCGCCCACCGTGATCCGCGTCTCCGGCACCCCCGGCTACGACGTCACCGTGGGCCGCGGCCTCGTCCAGGGCGTGGGCGCGCTGCTCGGCCCGCGCGTGCGCAAGGTGCTCATCGTGCACGCGCCAGCCCTCGCCGAGGAGGCGTCCCGGCTGCGCGAGCGCCTGCAGGGCGACGTCGAGGTGTACCTCGCGGAGGTGCCCGACGCCGAGGGCGCCAAGCGCGTGGAGGTCGCGGCGTTCTGCTGGAAGATCATGGGCACCACCGACTTCACGCGCTCGGACGCCGTCATCACGCTCGGCGGCGGCGCCACCACAGACCTCGGCGGCTTCGTCGCGGCGACGTGGCTGCGCGGCGTGATGCTCATCCAGATCCCCACGACCGTCCTCGCCATGGTCGACGCGGCCGTGGGCGGCAAGACCGGCATCAACACGTCCGAGGGCAAGAACCTCGTGGGTGCCTTCTACGCGCCGACCGCCGTGATCGTCGACCTCGACCTGCTCGCCACCCTGCCGCGGAACGAGCTCGTCACCGGTTTCGCGGAGATCGTGAAGGCCGGCTTCATCGCCGTGCCCGAGATCCTCGACATCATCGAGCGGGACGTGGCGCGCGTCACCGATCCCACGAGCCCGGAGTTCCGCCGGGTCGTGGAGCTGTCCATCGCGATGAAGGCCGAGGTCGTGGGGGAGGACTTCACCGAGAAGGGCCGCCGCGAGATCCTCAACTACGGTCACACGCTCGGCCACGCCATCGAGCACGCGGAGCGCTACCGCTGGCGGCACGGCGCGGCCGTCGCGGTCGGCATGGTCTTCGCGGCCGAGCTCTCTCGCCTCACCCGCTCGCTGTCCGACGAGGCCGTCGACCGGCACCGGCGGATCCTCGACTCGCTCGACCTGCCCACCAGCTACCCCGTCGGCCGCTGGCCCACGCTCGTCGCGAGCATGAAGCGCGACAAGAAGGCGCGCGGCGACATGATGCGGTTCATCGTGCTCGACGGCGTGGGCCGCGCGAGCGTGCTCAACGGGCCCGAGGAGGCGCTGCTGTTCGCGGCGTACCAGGAGATCGGCTCGTGA
- a CDS encoding shikimate kinase: protein MPVVLIGPPGAGKTTVGRRVAKALGLPFTDTDRAIVQAHGSIADIFREHGEPRFRELERAQVAAALAEDGVVSLGGGAVLDPATRADLAACRVVLLTVSEHAVRSRIRGNDRPLVDGLESWRRIVADREELYRSLADLTIDTSDRPLPRIAREIERFARERQQ, encoded by the coding sequence GTGCCGGTCGTCCTGATCGGCCCGCCCGGCGCGGGCAAGACCACGGTCGGCCGGCGCGTGGCGAAGGCCCTGGGGCTGCCGTTCACCGACACGGACCGCGCGATCGTGCAGGCCCACGGATCCATCGCCGACATCTTCCGCGAGCACGGGGAGCCGCGGTTCCGCGAGCTCGAGCGCGCCCAGGTCGCCGCCGCGCTCGCGGAGGACGGCGTCGTCTCGCTCGGCGGGGGAGCCGTCCTCGACCCCGCGACGCGCGCCGATCTGGCGGCTTGCCGGGTCGTGCTCCTCACCGTGAGCGAGCACGCCGTGCGCTCCCGGATCCGCGGCAACGACCGCCCGCTCGTCGACGGCCTCGAGAGCTGGCGTCGAATCGTCGCCGACCGCGAGGAGCTGTACCGCTCGCTCGCCGACCTGACCATCGACACCTCCGACCGCCCGCTCCCGCGCATCGCCCGCGAGATCGAGCGCTTCGCCCGGGAGAGGCAGCAATGA
- the aroC gene encoding chorismate synthase — MLRWLTAGESHGPELIAVLEGLPAGVPVSLDGIRADLARRKLGYGRGARMAFEQDELSLSTGVVHGRTLGSPIAVRIGNTEWPKWVDVMSPKPVDPEKLRGARAAALTRPRPGHADLVGMQKYDFDEARPILERASARETAARVALGAVARAFLAELGITLVSHTLAIGPVRVPEGAPLPTPADVDALDADPLRCFHPETSARMVAEVDDTKSSGDTVGGVVEVLAYDLPPGLGSHVHWDRRLDSKLAAALMGIQAIKGVEVGDGFLTTTRRGSEAHDELFSTAAGIGRSTDRAGGTEGGMSTGTVLRVRAGMKPIATVPRALRTIDTATGGAAPANHQRSDVCAVPAAGVVAEAMVALTLADAVLEKFGGDSVGETLRNLRGYLDAIPEGRRTGADLVDEADAAPPAAPEA; from the coding sequence ATGCTGCGTTGGCTCACCGCCGGGGAATCCCACGGCCCCGAACTCATCGCCGTCCTGGAGGGGCTGCCCGCGGGCGTGCCCGTCAGCCTCGACGGCATCCGCGCCGACCTCGCCCGTCGCAAGCTCGGCTACGGCCGCGGCGCGCGCATGGCGTTCGAGCAGGACGAGCTGAGCCTCTCCACCGGGGTGGTCCACGGGCGCACGCTCGGCAGCCCCATCGCGGTGCGGATCGGCAACACGGAGTGGCCCAAGTGGGTCGACGTCATGAGCCCCAAGCCGGTGGATCCGGAGAAGCTGCGGGGCGCGCGCGCCGCGGCCCTCACGCGTCCCCGCCCGGGCCACGCCGACCTCGTGGGCATGCAGAAGTACGACTTCGACGAGGCGCGTCCCATCCTCGAGCGGGCGAGCGCCCGCGAGACCGCGGCCCGCGTCGCGCTCGGCGCAGTGGCGCGCGCGTTCCTCGCCGAGCTCGGGATCACGCTCGTCAGCCACACGCTCGCCATCGGCCCCGTCCGCGTGCCCGAGGGCGCGCCGCTGCCGACGCCCGCCGACGTGGACGCGCTGGACGCGGATCCGCTGCGCTGCTTCCACCCCGAGACCAGCGCCCGCATGGTCGCCGAGGTCGACGACACGAAGTCCAGCGGCGACACGGTCGGCGGCGTCGTCGAGGTCCTCGCCTACGACCTGCCGCCCGGCCTCGGCTCGCATGTGCACTGGGACCGCCGCCTCGACTCCAAGCTCGCGGCCGCGCTCATGGGCATCCAGGCGATCAAGGGCGTCGAGGTCGGGGACGGCTTCCTCACCACCACGCGTCGCGGATCCGAGGCGCACGACGAGCTCTTCTCCACGGCCGCGGGCATCGGCCGGTCCACGGACCGCGCGGGCGGCACCGAGGGCGGCATGTCGACCGGCACGGTCCTGCGCGTCCGCGCCGGCATGAAGCCCATCGCGACCGTGCCGCGCGCGCTCCGCACCATCGACACGGCCACGGGTGGCGCGGCCCCCGCGAACCACCAGCGCTCCGACGTGTGCGCGGTGCCCGCAGCGGGCGTCGTCGCCGAGGCCATGGTCGCGCTCACGCTCGCCGACGCCGTGCTGGAGAAGTTCGGCGGCGACTCCGTGGGCGAGACCCTGCGCAACCTCCGCGGCTACCTCGACGCGATCCCCGAGGGCCGCCGCACCGGCGCCGACCTCGTGGACGAGGCGGACGCCGCGCCGCCGGCGGCACCCGAGGCCTGA
- a CDS encoding shikimate dehydrogenase codes for MADPRTPAVRLAVLGSPIAHSLSPRLHAAAYAVLGLDWVYEAVECTGADLGAFVAGLGSDWRGLSLTMPLKRDVLPLLDLIDDTARLAGAANTLLLERDAAGVVVRRGANTDVAGIVRALGAAGVERAGRAVVLGAGSTARSSVVALARLGAHEVVVAARRQEQGRELAPLADELGVALVTTPLDAAVDALRDADTVVSTLPGDAAAAVPLPGRLSGASVLLDVTYAPWPTGIASAWERAGGRVVPGIDMLVHQALDQVRLFVAGDAGRPLPGEERVLAAMLASVGRDPLRPWTGA; via the coding sequence ATGGCTGATCCGCGGACGCCGGCCGTGCGGCTGGCGGTCCTCGGCAGCCCCATCGCGCACTCGCTGTCGCCGCGGCTGCACGCCGCGGCGTACGCGGTGCTCGGTCTCGACTGGGTGTACGAGGCGGTGGAGTGCACGGGGGCGGACCTCGGCGCGTTCGTTGCGGGTCTCGGATCCGACTGGCGCGGCCTCTCGCTCACCATGCCGCTCAAGCGCGACGTGCTGCCGCTCCTCGACCTGATCGACGACACGGCCCGGTTGGCGGGCGCGGCCAACACGCTGCTCCTCGAGCGCGACGCGGCGGGGGTCGTCGTCCGGCGGGGCGCGAACACGGACGTCGCGGGCATCGTGCGGGCGCTCGGGGCGGCCGGCGTCGAGCGCGCAGGGCGCGCCGTGGTGCTGGGCGCCGGATCCACCGCGCGCTCGTCCGTCGTCGCGCTGGCCCGCTTGGGCGCGCACGAGGTCGTCGTCGCGGCCCGCCGGCAGGAGCAGGGGCGGGAGCTCGCCCCGCTGGCCGACGAGCTGGGCGTCGCGCTCGTGACCACCCCGCTCGACGCGGCGGTGGACGCGCTCCGCGACGCCGACACCGTGGTCAGCACCCTGCCGGGCGATGCCGCCGCTGCCGTGCCGCTGCCCGGCAGGCTGTCCGGGGCGAGCGTGCTCCTCGACGTGACGTACGCGCCGTGGCCCACCGGGATCGCGTCGGCGTGGGAGCGGGCAGGCGGCCGCGTCGTGCCGGGGATCGACATGCTCGTGCACCAGGCGCTCGACCAGGTGCGGCTGTTCGTCGCGGGGGACGCGGGACGGCCGCTGCCTGGCGAGGAGCGCGTGCTGGCGGCGATGCTCGCGAGCGTCGGCCGCGATCCGCTGAGGCCCTGGACCGGCGCCTGA
- the mltG gene encoding endolytic transglycosylase MltG, producing the protein MISSRGTESILTDTPENDPTRRATAAAGGGGDPFESLFGEKAAAPGRPSSPLAPRGEGPGIGTGAPMTRRELRALREAAEAQAAAPVPAPDGAPSSAAADERPAARETSPRTPAPRPAVEERPRAGVAADVAAAAATSAASAAGDVSTASASAAGIAATTTPTRTTRGGARRTPPPAAAPVAPKPKRRHPRWPYVVLLLVALFGGAAVIATSLFGPVVSALMTPAEPTDYDGDGSGEVQVVVKTGDTGSTIGDTLASQDVVKTSKAFYRAVVASGGEVVFQPGTYTLRKQMSAASALAMLQDPSSQVQAKVTIPEGQTAAQAFELIAEGTGTPVADLEAAASDRAALGIPAEAPNIEGYLFPATYDFPPGTSATDMVKAMVSRTFQALDQAGVAPADRHRVLTLAALIQKEARFEGDFYKVSRVFQNRIAIGMPLQSDATVAYGANSVGRVTTTDAERADDNPWNTYVHPGLPIGPISNPGDLAIKAALAPADGPWLYFVTVNTITGDTVFSQTYEEHEKAVAQWQQFMKDNPGNG; encoded by the coding sequence GTGATCTCGTCCCGAGGAACCGAGTCGATCCTGACCGACACGCCTGAGAACGATCCCACCCGACGCGCCACGGCGGCCGCGGGCGGAGGCGGCGACCCCTTCGAGAGCCTGTTCGGCGAGAAGGCGGCGGCACCCGGACGTCCGTCGTCCCCCCTGGCGCCGCGCGGCGAGGGACCGGGCATCGGCACCGGCGCGCCCATGACGCGCCGGGAGCTCCGTGCCCTGCGCGAGGCGGCCGAGGCGCAGGCAGCGGCCCCCGTTCCCGCTCCGGACGGCGCGCCCTCATCCGCGGCGGCCGACGAGCGTCCCGCCGCGCGGGAGACGTCACCCCGGACCCCCGCGCCGCGTCCCGCCGTCGAGGAGCGCCCGCGCGCCGGCGTGGCAGCCGACGTGGCAGCCGCCGCGGCGACCTCCGCAGCGTCGGCCGCCGGCGACGTCTCCACGGCGTCCGCGTCCGCTGCCGGCATCGCAGCCACCACCACGCCCACCCGCACGACGCGGGGCGGTGCACGTCGGACTCCGCCGCCCGCGGCGGCTCCCGTCGCCCCGAAGCCCAAGCGGCGCCACCCCAGGTGGCCGTACGTCGTGCTCCTGCTCGTCGCGCTGTTCGGCGGCGCGGCCGTCATCGCGACGTCGCTGTTCGGCCCGGTCGTGTCGGCCCTGATGACGCCCGCCGAGCCGACCGACTACGACGGCGACGGATCCGGGGAGGTGCAGGTGGTCGTCAAGACGGGCGACACCGGCAGCACCATCGGGGACACGCTCGCCTCGCAGGACGTCGTGAAGACGTCGAAGGCGTTCTACCGGGCCGTCGTCGCGTCCGGAGGCGAGGTCGTGTTCCAGCCGGGCACGTACACGCTGCGGAAGCAGATGAGCGCGGCGTCCGCGCTCGCGATGCTGCAGGATCCCTCCAGCCAGGTCCAGGCCAAGGTCACCATCCCCGAGGGCCAGACCGCCGCGCAGGCGTTCGAGCTCATCGCGGAGGGCACGGGCACGCCCGTCGCCGACCTCGAGGCCGCCGCGTCGGATCGCGCCGCGCTCGGCATCCCCGCGGAGGCGCCGAACATCGAGGGCTACCTCTTCCCGGCCACGTACGACTTCCCGCCCGGCACCTCCGCGACGGACATGGTGAAGGCGATGGTGAGCCGCACCTTCCAGGCGCTCGACCAGGCCGGCGTCGCTCCCGCCGACCGGCACCGCGTGCTCACGCTCGCCGCGCTCATCCAGAAGGAGGCCCGCTTCGAGGGGGACTTCTACAAGGTGTCGCGGGTCTTCCAGAACCGCATCGCGATCGGCATGCCGCTGCAGTCGGACGCGACGGTCGCCTACGGCGCGAACTCGGTCGGCCGCGTGACGACCACCGACGCCGAGCGCGCCGACGACAACCCGTGGAACACCTACGTGCACCCGGGCCTGCCGATCGGCCCCATCTCCAACCCGGGTGACCTCGCGATCAAGGCCGCGCTGGCGCCCGCCGACGGCCCGTGGCTGTACTTCGTCACCGTCAACACCATCACGGGCGACACCGTCTTCTCGCAGACGTACGAGGAGCACGAGAAGGCCGTCGCGCAGTGGCAGCAGTTCATGAAGGACAACCCGGGCAATGGCTGA
- the ruvX gene encoding Holliday junction resolvase RuvX has protein sequence MRIGSRLAVDVGKARIGLARSDPHGLIATPVETVPRDAAGSADVRRILAVAAEIDCAELLVGLPLALSGRATASTDDAEGFARRLADATEIPVRLVDERLSTVSAQGALRASGRGSRKQKPVIDQVAAVIILQHALETERAAGSPPGDLVPRNRVDPDRHA, from the coding sequence ATGCGGATCGGATCCCGGCTCGCGGTCGACGTGGGGAAGGCCCGGATCGGCCTCGCCCGGTCGGATCCGCACGGGCTGATCGCGACGCCCGTCGAGACCGTGCCGCGCGACGCGGCCGGCTCGGCGGACGTGCGGAGGATCCTCGCGGTGGCGGCCGAGATCGACTGCGCGGAGCTCCTCGTGGGCCTCCCGCTCGCGCTTTCCGGCCGGGCGACGGCATCCACGGACGACGCGGAGGGATTCGCCCGGCGGCTCGCGGACGCGACGGAGATCCCCGTGCGGCTGGTCGACGAGCGCCTCTCGACGGTCTCCGCCCAGGGCGCCCTGCGCGCCTCGGGCAGAGGCTCCCGTAAGCAGAAGCCGGTGATCGACCAGGTGGCGGCCGTTATAATCCTTCAACACGCGCTCGAGACCGAGCGCGCCGCCGGCTCCCCACCCGGTGATCTCGTCCCGAGGAACCGAGTCGATCCTGACCGACACGCCTGA
- the alaS gene encoding alanine--tRNA ligase, with protein sequence MQTADIRNAWLTYFGDRGHTVVPSASLVSDDPTLLFTVAGMVPFVPYLTGVVPAPFPRATSVQKCIRTLDIEEVGRTPRHGTFFQMNGNFSFGDYFKEQAIAYAWELLTTSEADGGLGFSPDDLWVTVYHEDDEARQAWKRIAGLADERIQGLGRDTNYWHTGQPGPAGPCSEIFFDRGPAYGADGGPATDDDRYVEIWNLVFMQYLRGAGTGKSDFEILGDLPKRNIDTGMGLERVAFLKQGVENMYEIDQVRPVLDRAAELSGRRYGADHEDDVRMRIVADHVRSSLMLMSDGVRPSNEGRGYILRRLMRRTVRAMRLMGVDAATFGELFPASRDAMKAAYPEVSDDFDRISRLAYAEEETFLRTLSGGTTILDVAVGETKAKGGERIAGDTAFLLHDTFGFPIDLTLEMAEENGLTVDREAFDRLMLEQRTRAKADAKSKKTALADLTVYSEFRAAGETRFTGYDELETGTTILGLIVGGHSVDHAVAGDIAEVILPETSLYAESGGQEADAGSIVGQGFDLEVLDVQKPVKGLISHRVQVRSGEVGVGDAATTVVDADWRRGATQAHSGTHLVHAALRQVLGQDAHQSGSYNRAGYMRLDFAWNQALSPETRSEIEDIANGAVRDDLQVVTRVMPIDEAKQLGAMALFGEKYGDTVRVVDIGGPWSRELCAGTHVSSSAQIGLINVVGESSVGSTNRRIESLVGREAFQDLAVERAIVSQLTSSLKTPREQLPDRIADLMQNLKTAERRIADFEAQALQQRVPALLAQGSRVGAVTLIQESLGSVRSADEVRQLVTLVRERAGSEPVVVALAGDAGGKPTVIVATNQAARDAGAKAGQLARAAAAVLGGGGGGKDDLAQGGGSDVSAIGDALTAVRQALDS encoded by the coding sequence ATGCAGACCGCAGACATCCGCAACGCCTGGCTGACGTACTTCGGCGACCGCGGGCACACCGTCGTGCCGTCCGCGTCGCTCGTGAGCGACGACCCGACCCTGCTGTTCACGGTGGCCGGCATGGTGCCGTTCGTGCCGTACCTCACGGGCGTCGTGCCCGCGCCGTTCCCGCGCGCGACGAGCGTGCAGAAGTGCATCCGCACCCTCGACATCGAGGAGGTCGGGCGCACGCCGCGCCACGGCACCTTCTTCCAGATGAACGGCAACTTCTCCTTCGGCGACTACTTCAAGGAGCAGGCGATCGCGTACGCGTGGGAGCTGCTCACGACGAGCGAGGCCGACGGCGGCCTCGGGTTCTCGCCCGACGACCTCTGGGTCACCGTCTACCACGAGGACGACGAGGCCAGGCAGGCGTGGAAGCGCATCGCGGGCCTGGCGGACGAGCGGATCCAGGGCCTCGGCCGCGACACGAACTACTGGCACACCGGCCAGCCCGGCCCGGCCGGACCCTGCTCCGAGATCTTCTTCGACCGCGGCCCGGCGTACGGCGCCGACGGCGGCCCGGCGACCGACGACGACCGCTACGTGGAGATCTGGAACCTCGTCTTCATGCAGTACCTGCGCGGGGCCGGCACGGGAAAGAGCGACTTCGAGATCCTCGGTGACCTGCCGAAGCGGAACATCGACACCGGCATGGGCCTCGAGCGCGTCGCGTTCCTCAAGCAGGGCGTCGAGAACATGTACGAGATCGACCAGGTGCGCCCCGTGCTCGACCGCGCCGCCGAGCTGTCAGGTCGTCGCTACGGCGCCGACCACGAGGACGACGTGCGCATGCGGATCGTCGCCGACCACGTGCGCTCCTCCCTCATGCTGATGTCGGACGGCGTCCGGCCGTCGAACGAGGGGCGCGGCTACATCCTGCGCCGCCTCATGCGCCGCACCGTGCGCGCGATGCGCCTGATGGGCGTGGACGCCGCGACCTTCGGCGAGCTGTTCCCCGCGTCGCGCGACGCGATGAAGGCCGCCTACCCCGAGGTGTCCGACGACTTCGACCGCATCTCGCGCCTGGCGTACGCGGAGGAGGAGACCTTCCTCCGCACGCTCTCCGGCGGCACGACGATCCTCGACGTCGCGGTCGGGGAGACCAAGGCGAAGGGCGGCGAGCGGATCGCGGGCGACACCGCATTCCTCCTGCACGACACCTTCGGCTTCCCCATCGACCTCACGCTCGAGATGGCGGAGGAGAACGGCCTCACGGTCGACCGCGAGGCGTTCGACCGGCTGATGCTGGAGCAGCGCACGCGCGCCAAGGCGGACGCCAAGAGCAAGAAGACGGCGCTGGCCGACCTCACCGTCTACAGCGAGTTCCGTGCGGCGGGCGAGACCCGCTTCACGGGCTACGACGAGCTGGAGACCGGGACCACGATCCTCGGCCTCATCGTCGGCGGCCACAGTGTCGACCACGCGGTCGCGGGCGACATCGCGGAGGTCATCCTCCCCGAGACGAGCCTGTACGCCGAGTCCGGCGGCCAGGAGGCCGACGCGGGCAGCATCGTCGGCCAGGGCTTCGACCTCGAGGTGCTCGACGTGCAGAAGCCCGTGAAGGGCCTCATCAGCCACCGCGTGCAGGTGCGCTCCGGCGAGGTGGGCGTGGGCGACGCCGCCACGACCGTCGTCGACGCCGACTGGCGCCGCGGCGCGACCCAGGCGCACTCGGGCACCCACCTCGTCCACGCCGCGCTCCGCCAGGTGCTCGGCCAGGACGCGCACCAGTCCGGGTCCTACAACCGGGCCGGCTACATGCGCCTCGACTTCGCGTGGAACCAGGCGCTCAGCCCCGAGACGCGCAGCGAGATCGAGGACATCGCGAACGGCGCGGTGCGCGACGACCTGCAGGTCGTGACGCGCGTCATGCCGATCGACGAGGCCAAGCAGCTGGGCGCCATGGCGCTGTTCGGCGAGAAGTACGGCGACACCGTGCGCGTGGTCGACATCGGCGGCCCGTGGTCGCGCGAGCTGTGCGCCGGCACGCACGTGTCCTCCAGCGCGCAGATCGGGCTCATCAACGTCGTGGGGGAGTCGTCGGTCGGATCCACGAACCGCCGCATCGAGTCGCTCGTCGGCCGCGAGGCGTTCCAGGACCTGGCCGTCGAGCGCGCCATCGTGTCGCAGCTCACCTCGAGCCTGAAGACGCCGCGCGAGCAGCTGCCCGACCGCATCGCCGACCTCATGCAGAACCTCAAGACCGCGGAGCGTCGCATCGCCGACTTCGAGGCGCAGGCGCTGCAGCAGCGCGTGCCGGCGCTCCTCGCGCAGGGATCGCGCGTCGGAGCCGTGACGCTCATCCAGGAGTCGCTCGGCAGCGTCCGCTCGGCCGACGAGGTGCGCCAGCTCGTGACGCTCGTGCGCGAGCGTGCGGGATCCGAGCCCGTCGTGGTCGCCCTCGCGGGCGACGCGGGCGGCAAGCCGACCGTCATCGTGGCCACCAACCAGGCCGCGCGCGACGCGGGTGCCAAGGCCGGGCAGCTCGCCCGGGCGGCGGCCGCGGTGCTCGGGGGCGGCGGAGGCGGCAAGGACGACCTCGCGCAGGGTGGCGGATCCGACGTCTCGGCCATCGGCGACGCGCTGACCGCGGTGCGTCAGGCGCTCGACTCCTGA
- the rpsD gene encoding 30S ribosomal protein S4, which produces MSTKSRTRSKTRLSRALGIPLTPKAAKYLEKRPYAPGEHGRSKRKQDSDYAVRLREKQRLRAQYGIREAQLKIAFQEARRTQGLTGENLVEILEQRLDALVVRSGLARTTAQARQLVVHRHIMVDGKIVDRPSFRVKAGQMIHVKPRSEGTEPFQVAAAGGHADVLPKLPSYLEVELDKLQARLVRLPKRAEVPVTCEVQLVVEYYAAR; this is translated from the coding sequence GTGTCCACCAAGTCACGCACCCGCAGCAAGACCCGCCTCTCCCGCGCGCTGGGCATCCCGCTCACGCCGAAGGCGGCCAAGTACCTCGAGAAGCGCCCCTACGCGCCGGGCGAGCACGGCCGGTCCAAGCGCAAGCAGGACAGCGACTACGCCGTCCGCCTCCGCGAGAAGCAGCGTCTGCGCGCCCAGTACGGCATCCGCGAGGCCCAGCTCAAGATCGCCTTCCAGGAGGCGCGTCGCACCCAGGGCCTGACCGGTGAGAACCTCGTCGAGATCCTCGAGCAGCGCCTCGACGCGCTCGTCGTCCGCTCCGGCCTCGCGCGCACCACGGCGCAGGCCCGCCAGCTCGTCGTGCACCGCCACATCATGGTCGACGGCAAGATCGTCGACCGTCCCTCCTTCCGCGTGAAGGCCGGCCAGATGATCCACGTCAAGCCGCGCTCCGAGGGCACCGAGCCCTTCCAGGTCGCGGCCGCCGGCGGTCACGCCGACGTGCTGCCGAAGCTCCCCTCGTACCTCGAGGTCGAGCTCGACAAGCTGCAGGCCCGCCTCGTGCGCCTGCCGAAGCGCGCCGAGGTCCCCGTGACCTGCGAGGTCCAGCTGGTCGTCGAGTACTACGCGGCACGCTAG
- a CDS encoding replication-associated recombination protein A produces MTDTRPGLRSGATPLAVRMRPRSLDEVTGQRHLLTPGSPLVSLASDVAGEQGSVSIILWGPPGTGKTTLAQAIAHGSSRRFVELSAVTAGVRDVRQVMEKALSDRDLFGVSTVLFLDEIHRFTKAQQDALLPGVENGWVILIAATTENPSFSVISPLLSRSLLLTLEQLDDDDLGVLVDRAVADDRGLGGRFALDDDARAMIIRLASGDARRALTALEAAAVSAQADASGKARAAADGQEDEEDDEDDEDQDGVDPEPAEDPAPIPISTEQVALAVDRALLRYDRNGDEHYDVISAFIKSIRGSDVDAALHYLARMIEAGEDPRFIARRIIVSASEDIGLADPQALVVAVAAADAVQLIGMPEGRIPLAQAVVHLATAPKSNASYLGIDQAIADVRAGAFGRVPLHLRDAHYPGAKRLGHGKGYRYPHDADIGVVTQQYLPDELVGRTYYAPTQHGHERDLSARLEKLRRIVRGG; encoded by the coding sequence ATGACCGACACGCGACCGGGCCTCCGTTCGGGGGCGACGCCCCTGGCCGTCCGGATGCGTCCCCGCAGCCTCGACGAGGTCACCGGCCAGCGTCATCTCCTGACCCCCGGATCGCCCCTCGTGAGCCTCGCGTCGGACGTGGCGGGGGAGCAGGGCTCGGTCTCGATCATCCTGTGGGGCCCGCCCGGCACGGGCAAGACGACGCTCGCGCAGGCCATCGCGCACGGATCCAGCCGCCGCTTCGTCGAGCTGTCGGCCGTGACCGCCGGCGTCCGCGATGTGCGGCAGGTGATGGAGAAGGCGCTCAGCGACCGCGACCTCTTCGGCGTCTCGACCGTGCTCTTCCTCGACGAGATCCACCGCTTCACCAAGGCCCAGCAGGACGCGCTGCTGCCGGGCGTGGAGAACGGGTGGGTGATCCTCATCGCGGCCACCACCGAGAACCCGTCGTTCTCCGTCATCTCGCCGCTCCTCTCCCGGAGCCTCCTGCTGACGCTGGAGCAGCTCGACGACGACGACCTCGGCGTGCTCGTGGACCGCGCCGTGGCCGACGACCGGGGCCTCGGCGGCCGGTTCGCGCTCGACGACGACGCGCGGGCCATGATCATCCGGCTCGCCTCCGGCGACGCCCGGCGCGCGCTGACGGCGCTCGAGGCGGCGGCGGTGTCGGCGCAGGCGGACGCGTCGGGCAAGGCGCGCGCCGCGGCCGACGGGCAGGAGGACGAGGAGGACGACGAGGACGACGAGGACCAGGACGGCGTGGATCCCGAGCCCGCCGAGGATCCCGCGCCCATCCCCATCTCCACCGAGCAGGTCGCGCTGGCGGTCGACCGGGCCCTGCTGCGCTACGACCGCAACGGCGACGAGCACTACGACGTCATCAGCGCCTTCATCAAGTCGATCCGCGGGTCCGACGTCGACGCCGCGCTGCACTACCTCGCGCGGATGATCGAGGCGGGGGAGGACCCGCGCTTCATCGCCCGGCGGATCATCGTCTCGGCCTCGGAGGACATCGGGCTCGCCGACCCGCAGGCGCTCGTGGTCGCGGTCGCGGCCGCCGACGCGGTGCAGCTCATCGGCATGCCGGAGGGGCGGATCCCGCTGGCGCAGGCGGTCGTGCACCTCGCGACCGCGCCCAAGTCGAACGCCTCCTACCTCGGCATCGACCAGGCCATCGCGGACGTGCGCGCGGGCGCCTTCGGCCGCGTGCCCCTCCACCTCCGCGACGCGCACTACCCGGGCGCGAAGCGGCTCGGCCACGGCAAGGGCTACCGCTATCCCCATGACGCGGACATCGGCGTCGTGACGCAGCAGTACCTGCCGGACGAGCTCGTCGGACGCACCTACTACGCGCCCACGCAGCACGGGCACGAGCGGGACCTCTCGGCCCGGCTCGAGAAGCTGCGCCGCATCGTCCGCGGGGGCTGA